From a region of the Daphnia pulicaria isolate SC F1-1A chromosome 1, SC_F0-13Bv2, whole genome shotgun sequence genome:
- the LOC124342672 gene encoding LOW QUALITY PROTEIN: protein CLP1 homolog (The sequence of the model RefSeq protein was modified relative to this genomic sequence to represent the inferred CDS: inserted 1 base in 1 codon), translated as MALKSGLAEVFGTEIVKGKVYSFGGGSKIAVFTWQGCLLELRGKTEAAYVARETPMIIYLNTHAGLEQLRKKADADKTKRGPIAIIIGPTDVGKSTVGKLLLNYAVRMGRRPIYVDLDVDQGQLSIPCTIGAMAIERPADVEEGFSQVCPLIYHYGXQRTGSNVMLYNLLVTKLAQTVAERMEANRQNAVSGVIINTCGWVKGQGYQMLIHAARAFEVDLIIVLDQERLYNELVRDLPETVKVIFQPKSGGVVERSRQARVESRDQKIREYFYGLAAQFYPHSFEVRFSDVKIFKIGAPALPDSLMPLGMKAEDQLTKLVTVQPSQQLLHHLISISMAESGEDDIIQTNVTGFICVNNVDLERQMLTVLSPQPRPLPRTRLLLSGIQYMDSH; from the exons TTGAAATCTGGACTGGCAGAAGTATTTGGAACAGAAATTGTCAAAGGAAAAGTGTACAGTTTTGGTGGTGGTTCCAAGATCGCTGTTTTCACATGGCAAGGTTGTCTTTTAGAACTGAGAGGGAAAACAGAAGCGGCTTATGTGGCAAGAGAAACTCCAATGATTATTTATCTCAATACACATGCTGGATTAGAACAG TTAAGGAAGAAAGCTGATGCTGACAAGACTAAAAGAGGCCCTATAGCCATAATCATTGGTCCAACAGATGTTGGAAAATCAACAGTTGGCAAGTTGCTTTTGAACTATGCAGTGAGAATGGGTAGAAG gcctatatatgTTGATTTAGATGTTGACCAGGGACAACTTTCCATTCCATGCACTATTGGTGCAATGGCAATTGAACGTCCTGCTGATGTTGAAGAAGGATTTTCCCAAGTATGCCCACTAATATACCACTATG TACAAAGAACTGGGAGTAATGTAATGCTGTACAATTTACTTGTCACCAAATTAGCCCAAACAGTTGCAGAGAGAATGGAAGCAAATCGACAGA ATGCTGTTAGTGGAGTAATAATCAACACCTGTGGCTGGGTAAAGGGCCAAGGGTATCAAATGCTTATTCACGCAGCCAGAGCGTTTGAAGTTGATCTAATAATCGTCCTTGACCAAGAGCGACTTTACAACGAACTAGTGCGTGATTTACCTGAAACCGTGAAAGTTATATTTCAACCCAAAAGTGGCGGA gTTGTGGAACGGAGTCGGCAGGCAAGAGTAGAATCTCGAGATCAGAAAATTCGCGAATATTTCTACGGATTAGCAGCCCAGTTTTATCCACACTCATTTGAAGTGAGATTTTCagatgttaaaatatttaaaattggtGCGCCGGCCTTACCAGATTCATTAATGCCTCTCGGAATGAAAGCAGAAGATCAACTTACGAAATTAGTCACTGTTCAGCCAA GCCAGCAATTATTGCatcatttgatttcaattagtATGGCTGAATCCGGGGAAGATGATATTATTCAGACCAACGTTACTGGGTTTATTTGTGT GAATAACGTGGATTTAGAACGGCAAATGCTTACGGTGTTGTCACCTCAGCCTCGACCACTACCTCGAACCCGATTGCTTTTATCCGGCATTCAGTATATGGACTCCCACTAA
- the LOC124320736 gene encoding cyclin N-terminal domain-containing protein 1-like, translating to MFLIHVFTLQLKQVNARNHNEKKILALDHTLLWEKKSKISKSHIHFELHWESQFLDISLKDWLKYLCYQNDKAISWHDTLTIDLRTSHPMGESNLSPPSVFGIVYKWCQKLKQPVGVSYRTVELYERFSRSYCSQTFYPKTAVNKSEFVTAKKISFQEIHTTFRHQSLLHLVSCLQIASKLENGYKVVTVKDAVDLLQKSKRPSDRSTIVNSEVLVLVTLNHEVDLPPINDFLDTFICQLIRVLKKKPALAKIKQLLLKVDEIHQVSMDFIRAIYFDQQVIIGRIVAGLRLDESAKGLISEKGIYDFHRVQSDKVLLAAGAITAAVFIIQPNAVSDVLRELHIRTGAYPSEVAVVSSLLVGHLEPIV from the exons ATGTTTCTGATCCACGTGTTTACCTTACAGTTGAAGCAAGTTAATGCAAGAAATCATAAcgaaaagaa GATTCTGGCACTAGATCACACATTATTATGGGAAAAGAAGTCAAAGATTTCGAAGAGTCACATAC ATTTTGAATTACATTGGGAATCTCAGTTTCTCG ATATTTCATTGAAGGAttggttaaaatatttatgttaTCAGAATGACAAGGCAATTTCATGGCATGACACCCTGACGATTGATCTGAGGACCTCCCATCCTATGGGAGAAAGTAACCTCTCCCCACCATCTGTCTTTGGTATTGTTTACAAGTGGTGCCAAAAACTGAAGCAACCTGTCGGCGTTTCTTATCGCACCGTTGAACTCTATGAAAGGTTTTCCCGATCCTATTGCTCTCAAACATTTTATCCGAAAACTGCAGTCAACAAATCAGAATTCGTAACGGCAAAGAAAATTTCCTTTCAAGAAATTCATACAACATTTAGGCATCAGTCGTTACTGCACCTCGTTTCTTGCCTTCAAATCGCCTCTAAACTGGAAAACGGTTACAAG GTAGTAACAGTGAAGGATGCGGTTGACCTTCTCCAGAAGTCCAAAAGACCCAGCGATCGTTCCACCATTGTGAATTCAGAGGTCCTAGTTCTCGTCACACTTAATCACGAA GTTGACCTTCCACCAATCAACGACTTCCTCGACACCTTTATCTGTCAGTTGATAagggttttaaaaaagaaaccagcaCTGGCAAAGATCAAGCAGTTACTTTTGAAGGTTGACGAGATTCATCAAGTATCTATGGATTTCATCCGCGCCATATACTTTGATCAGCAGGTGATTATTGGGCGAATAGTTGCTGGTCTTCGTCTTGATGAATCCGCCAAAGGATTAATAAG TGAGAAAGGAATTTATGATTTCCACCGAGTTCAGTCTGACAAAGTTTTGCTGGCTGCTGGAGCGATCACTGCCGCTGTATTTATCATTCAACCAAACGCTGTTTCTGATGTTCTGCGAGAACTTCACATACGAACAGGAGCCTATCCATCAGAAGTGGCCGTGGTTTCTTCCTTGTTGGTCGGTCATCTAGAGCCGATTGTATAA
- the LOC124328280 gene encoding asialoglycoprotein receptor 2-like isoform X1 — protein MLTYKDVATATFIGISLLLISSASGNSAHGASLTQLYLSEILNYCVHSPTPKADFFSFSLHCPPYFQGNTSVPCWYLGNKCYCFSSFRLPTWMRCDEYCKGGNMTLLSLETEAEDMLINSHVQANPELNFSEYWTSGRYSQEGNNRWEWASTQPFQPFNYTNWHPIYNQPDDNEPGSCALLYFLDYTGYWADNVCIYSTRFVCESIE, from the exons atgttgactTACAAAGATGTTGCTACGGCTACCTTCATAGGCATAAGTTTGTTGCTGATATCATCAGCTTCTGGGAATTCAGCACACGGCGCTTCTCTGACTCA GCTCTACTTAAgcgaaattttaaattattgtgtACACAGTCCTACACCAAAAgccgattttttctctttttccttac ATTGTCCACCATACTTCCAGGGCAACACTAGCGTACCTTGTTGGTATCTGGGAAACAAATGTTattgtttttcaagttttagg CTGCCTACTTGGATGCGTTGTGACGAATATTGTAAAGGAGGAAACATGACTCTTCTCAGTCTTGAAACGGAAGCGGAAGACATGTTGATCAACAGTCACGTTCAAGCGAACCCAG aattgaatttttccgaGTATTGGACTTCAGGCAGATACTCTCAAGAAGGGAACAACAGATGGGAGTGGGCTTCGACCCAACCTTTCCAGCCATTTAATTATACTAATTGGCATCCGATATACAATCAACCTGACGACAACGAGCCAGGGAGTTGCGctttactttattttcttgattacACTGGATACTGGGCTGACAACGTTTGCATTTACTCTACAAGATTTGTCTGCGAATCTATTGAATGA
- the LOC124328280 gene encoding asialoglycoprotein receptor 2-like isoform X2, protein MLTYKDVATATFIGISLLLISSASGNSAHGASLTQLESDCPPYFQGNTSVPCWYLGNKCYCFSSFRLPTWMRCDEYCKGGNMTLLSLETEAEDMLINSHVQANPELNFSEYWTSGRYSQEGNNRWEWASTQPFQPFNYTNWHPIYNQPDDNEPGSCALLYFLDYTGYWADNVCIYSTRFVCESIE, encoded by the exons atgttgactTACAAAGATGTTGCTACGGCTACCTTCATAGGCATAAGTTTGTTGCTGATATCATCAGCTTCTGGGAATTCAGCACACGGCGCTTCTCTGACTCAGTTAGAAAGTG ATTGTCCACCATACTTCCAGGGCAACACTAGCGTACCTTGTTGGTATCTGGGAAACAAATGTTattgtttttcaagttttagg CTGCCTACTTGGATGCGTTGTGACGAATATTGTAAAGGAGGAAACATGACTCTTCTCAGTCTTGAAACGGAAGCGGAAGACATGTTGATCAACAGTCACGTTCAAGCGAACCCAG aattgaatttttccgaGTATTGGACTTCAGGCAGATACTCTCAAGAAGGGAACAACAGATGGGAGTGGGCTTCGACCCAACCTTTCCAGCCATTTAATTATACTAATTGGCATCCGATATACAATCAACCTGACGACAACGAGCCAGGGAGTTGCGctttactttattttcttgattacACTGGATACTGGGCTGACAACGTTTGCATTTACTCTACAAGATTTGTCTGCGAATCTATTGAATGA